The proteins below are encoded in one region of Glandiceps talaboti chromosome 17, keGlaTala1.1, whole genome shotgun sequence:
- the LOC144448542 gene encoding uncharacterized protein LOC144448542: MTGTGCCGKTQRIALMLVLIILFFVVEVIIGYMTNSMALVTDSFHKLSDGIALVIALIAAVLSSKKISSINTYGWIRAEILGGLVNAIFLIALCFSLFVESLQRLISVEEIEDAEIVAAVGGGSLLINVIGIVLFIGYTPAFKRGTLACDKVNDVNGPLIHKTKSSLPNIADTTAIDDETGEESHALSRCDCTSSDDEDEIEDENDIEETEVLMQLPRVSTGAQLNMHGVFLHLLTDTMGSLTIIVSALVITYGSGQWVLYFDPAISMVLVIVISCMAIPLLRESADILLQMVPHHISVGFLRTKMKKKFPEISAVHDFHVWRLEGDTIIATAHVIIRDAKDYSKIARKVKKFFHDHGIHSTTVQPEFLQERDLSHSKECILECGLKGDCKEPTCCREEKGEKDDNKTDVDPRTLEIDITEESCSGHVHEENSENDINTSLLWQPRHLHKEYEVSADMDEGSKNSVAIATENRSVPGRARPVIRLPRGVSKSYEILDSVVSTL, translated from the exons ATGACGGGTACAGGATGCTGCGGAAAGACGCAGCGGATTGCGCTGATGCTTGTATTAATTATCCTGTTCTTCGTCGTAGAAGTGATAATTGGTTATATGACTAACTCCATGGCATTAGTAACAGACTCCTTTCATAAACTTTCTGATGGAATTGCTCTAGTTATCGCACTGATTGCTGCAGTG TTATCCAGTAAAAAGATATCTTCTATCAACACATATGGATGGATTCGTGCTGAGATCTTGGGTGGTCTTGTCAATGCAATCTTCTTGATAGCATTATGTTTCTCCTTGTTTGTCGAGTCCTTGCAACGTTTGATTTCAGTGGAAGAGATTGAAGACGCCGAAATAGTGGCTGCTGTTGGCGGAGGAagtttgttaattaatgttattGGTATAGTGTTATTTATTG GGTATACACCGGCGTTTAAGAGGGGTACCTTAGCATGTGACAAAGTGAACGACGTAAATGGACCATTGATTCACAAAACCAAATCAAGTCTACCAAACATTGCTGACACCACAGCTATTGACGATGAGACTGGGGAGGAGAGTCATGCCTTGTCGCGGTGTGATTGTACATCaagtgatgatgaagatgagATTGAGGATGAAAACGACATAGAGGAAACAGAAGTACTTATGCAACTACCAAGAGTTT CAACTGGTGCCCAACTCAATATGCATGGAGTGTTTCTTCATTTACTGACAGACACTATGGGCTCTCTGACTATTATTGTCAGTGCCTTAGTCATAACCTACGGATCTGGCCAGTGGGTTTTATATTTTGATCCAGCAATTAGTATGGTACTGGTAATTGTCATTTCCTGCATGGCTATACCTCTAT TGAGAGAGTCAGCAGATATTCTACTACAGATGGTACCTCATCACATATCAGTTGGATTCCTTCgaaccaaaatgaaaaaaaag TTTCCAGAGATATCAGCTGTGCATGATTTCCATGTCTGGAGGCTAGAGGGCGATACAATCATAGCTACAGCACATGTCATCATAAGGGATGCTAAGGATTATTCCAAAATTGCAAGGAAAGTCAAGAAATTTTTCCATGATCATGGTATACATTCCACAACGGTACAGCCAGAGTTCTTACAG GAGCGAGATTTATCTCACAGTAAAGAGTGTATACTGGAGTGTGGACTAAAGGGAGATTGTAAAGAGCCGACATGCTGCCGGGAAGAGAAAGGTGAAAAAGATGACAATAAAACTGATGTAGATCCCAGGACACTAGAAATAGACATCACGGAAGAGAGCTGTTCTGGACATGTACATGAGGAGAATAGTGAAAATGACATAAACACGTCGTTGCTATGGCAACCACGACATTTACATAAAGAATATGAAGTATCAGCAGACATGGATGAAGGAAGCAAAAATagtgttgccatagcaaccgAGAACCGCAGTGTGCCGGGTCGAGCACGGCCAGTCATCAGGTTACCTAGAGGTGTTAGTAAATCTTATGAGATTCTTGATAGTGTTGTTAGCACTCTGTGA